The Bacillus sp. NEB1478 genome contains the following window.
GCCTACCTGTGTCGGTTTGCGGTACGGGCACATCTTTCCTCACTAGAGGCTTTTCTTGGCAGTGTAGGATCAGGGACTTCGGTACTAAATTTCCCTCGCCATCACAGCTCAGCCTTCACGTTGGACGGATTTGCCTATCCAACAGCCTAACTGCTTAGACGCACTATTCCATCAGTGCGCTCACCCTACCTTACTGCGTCCCCCCATCGTTCAAACGGAAAGGAAGTGGTACAGGAATATCAACCTGTTATCCATCGCCTACGCTTTTCAGCCTCGGCTTAGGCCCCGACTAACCCTGAGCGGACGAGCCTTCCTCAGGAAACCTTAGGCTTTCGATGGACAAGATTCTCACTTGTCTTTCGCTACTCATACCGGCATTCTCACTTCAAAGCGCTCCACCAGTCCTTCCGGTCTGACTTCGCTGCACTTCGAACGCTCCCCTACCCCTGTACCATACGGTACAAGCCATAGCTTCGGTGATACGTTTAGCCCCGTTACATTTTCGGCGCAGAGTCACTCGACCAGTGAGCTATTACGCACTCTTTAAATGGTGGCTGCTTCTAAGCCAACATCCTGGTTGTCTGGGCAACTCCACATCCTTTGCCACTTAACGTATACTTTGGGACCTTAGCTGATGGTCTGGGCTGTTTCCCTTTTGACTACGGATCTTATCACTCGCAGTCTGACTCCCGCGGATAATTCTCTGGCATTCGGAGTTTGACTGAATTCGGTAACCCTGTGGGGGCCCCTAGTCCAATCAGTGCTCTACCTCCAGGAATCTTGCCGCGAGGCTAGCCCTAAAGCTATTTCGGGGAGAACCAGCTATCTCCGTGTTCGATTGGCATTTCACCCCTACCCACACCTCATCCCCGCACTTTTCAACGTGCGTGGGTTCGGGCCTCCATTCAGTGTTACCTGAACTTCACCCTGGACATGGGTAGATCACACGGTTTCGGGTCTACGACCACGTACTATGTCGCCCTATTCAGACTCGCTTTCGCTGCGGCTCCGTCTATTCAACTTAACCTTGCACGGGATCGTAACTCGCCGGTTCATTCTACAAAAGGCACGCCGTCACCCGTTAATGGGCTCCGACTACTTGTAGGCACACGGTTTCAGGATCTATTTCACTCCCCTTCCGGGGTGCTTTTCACCTTTCCCTCACGGTACTGGTTCACTATCGGTCACTAGGGAGTATTTAGCCTTGGGAGATGGTCCTCCCGGATTCCGACGGGGTTTCACGTGTCCCGCCGTACTCAGGATCCACTCTGGAGGGAACGAAGTTTCAGCTACAGGGCTGTTACCTTCTTCGGCTGGCCTTTCCAGACCACTTCACCTACCTCGTTCCTTTGTAACTCCGTATAGAGTGTCCTACAACCCCAGAGGGCAAGCCCTCTGGTTTGGGCTGATTCCGTTTCGCTCGCCGCTACTCAGGAAATCGCATTTGCTTTCTCTTCCTCCGGGTACTTAGATGTTTCAGTTCCCCGGGTCTGCCTTCTCATACCCTATGTATTCAGATATGGATACCATCCCATTACGGATGGTGGGTTCCCCCATTCGGAAATCCCCGGATCAATGCTTACTTACAGCTCCCCGAGGCATATCGGTGTTCGTCCCGTCCTTCTTCGGCTCCTAGTGCCAAGGCATCCACCGTGCGCCCTTTCTAGCTTAACCTTATATTGATGTTTGATAAGCATCGAATCTCTTCGTTGACTTCGTCTTTCCGGTGCTCATGTATCGAAACACACTCCGCTCCTTCAAGACTTTGTCGCCTCGATCTTCTCGCTTCTGAAACATCAAACAGTTCTTGCTTGGCGCAGATAAATAATATATATCTGCCTTGCATATTGTTTGGATGTCGATATCTAGTTTTCAAAGAACATAGTTAAAATAACCTTTCCGATCTTGTAAGAACGAAAAAATGTTATTTAGTTGAGAGTTTTGAGTTCTCTCAAAACTGAACAAAAGAAGAATAGGCGTACTTACGAAACAGACTAGCTGTCTCATAATCTCCATAGAAAGGAGGTGATCCAGCCGCACCTTCCGATACGGCTACCTTGTTACGACTTCACCCCAATCATCTGTCCCACCTTCGGCGGCTGGCTCCCAAGAGGGTTACCCCACCGACTTCGGGTGTTACAAACTCTCGTGGTGTGACGGGCGGTGTGTACAAGGCCCGGGAACGTATTCACCGCGGCATGCTGATCCGCGATTACTAGCAATTCCGGCTTCATGTAGGCGAGTTGCAGCCTACAATCCGAACTGAGAGTGGCTTTTTGGGATTGGCTTGGCCTCGCGGCTTCGCAACCCTTTGTACCACCCATTGTAGCACGTGTGTAGCCCAGGTCATAAGGGGCATGATGATTTGACGTCATCCCCACCTTCCTCCGGTTTGTCACCGGCAGTCACCTTAGAGTGCCCAACTGAATGCTGGCAACTAAGGTCAAGGGTTGCGCTCGTTGCGGGACTTAACCCAACATCTCACGACACGAGCTGACGACAACCATGCACCACCTGTCACTCTGTCCCCCGAAGGGGAAAGCTCTATCTCTAGAGTGGTCAGAGGATGTCAAGACCTGGTAAGGTTCTTCGCGTTGCTTCGAATTAAACCACATGCTCCACTGCTTGTGCGGGCCCCCGTCAATTCCTTTGAGTTTCAACCTTGCGGTCGTACTCCCCAGGCGGAGTGCTTAATGTGTTAACTTCAGCACTGAGGGTGGAACCCCCCAACACCTAGCACTCATCGTTTACGGCGTGGACTACCAGGGTATCTAATCCTGTTTGCTCCCCACGCTTTCGCGCCTCAGCGTCAGTTACAGGCCAAAAAGCCGCCTTCGCCACTGGTGTTCCTCCACATCTCTACGCATTTCACCGCTACACGTGGAATTCCACTTTTCTCTCCTGCACTCAAGTCTCCCAGTTTCCAATGACCCTCCACGGTTGAGCCGTGGGCTTTCACATCAGACTTAAGAGACCGCCTGCGCGCGCTTTACGCCCAATAATTCCGGATAACGCTTGCCACCTACGTATTACCGCGGCTGCTGGCACGTAGTTAGCCGTGGCTTTCTGGTTAGGTACCGTCAAGGTACGAGCAGTTACTCTCGTACTTGTTCTTCTCTAACAACAGAGCTTTACGACCCGAAGGCCTTCATCGCTCACGCGGCGTTGCTCGGTCAGGCTTTCGCCCATTGCCGAAGATTCCCTACTGCTGCCTCCCGTAGGAGTCTGGGCCGTGTCTCAGTCCCAGTGTGGCCGATCACCCTCTCAGGTCGGCTACGCATCGTCGCCTTGGTGAGCCGTTACCTCACCAACTAGCTAATGCGCCGCGGGCTCATCTGTAAGTGTCAGCCGAAACCGACTTTCAAAAAGAAGAAATGCTTCCTCTCTTGTTATCCGGTATTAGCCCCGGTTTCCCGGAGTTATCCCCGTCTTACAGGCAGATTACCCACGTGTTACTCACCCGTCCGCCGCTAAATCAGAGGAGCAAGCTCCTCTTCATTCGCTCGACTTGCATGTATTAGGCACGCCGCCAGCGTTCATCCTGAGCCAGGATCAAACTCTCCATAAAAGTGTTTGTCTTGCTCGATTTTAAAACTGACGGAATTAATTTAATTCCTTACCTATTTCTTTTGTTCAGTTTTCAAAGAACTTGTTTTTCAATGCCGCTCGTTTTGGCGACTTTATTAGGTTACCATGCCTAAACCCTTGTTGTCAACAGCTTTTTTTAAAACTTTTATTTGTTTTGTTTAGCCATTTTCACAATCAAGTATTTCTTGCGACGAAGAATAATATACCACCATTTTCGTTCTTGTACAATAGTTTTTACTAAAAAACATTTACTTTTATTTACCCCGTTATAACCTCTTTCAACCTTCCACAAGATAAGGTGAAAATAATAGTTCTATAATACAAGATATAGGTGAAAGGGTTGTTTGTTTATCCACACCTTAATTATCATGCTCCGATCCCAGATTTATCATTCTTCATTAAAAAACAAAAACCAGCACGAAGGCTGGTTTTTAAAATCATCTTATTTATCAGAATGACGCATTTGCGGGAACAATAATACATCACGGATAGACGGTGAATTCGTCAATAACATAACAAGTCGGTCAATACCGATTCCAAGACCGCCCGTTGGAGGCATTCCATATTCTAGTGCTTCCACGAAATCTTCATCCATCATATGTGCTTCATCATTACCTTCAGCACGCTCTTTAAGTTGTTCTTCAAAACGCTCACGCTGATCTATAGGATCATTAAGTTCAGAGAAAGCATTCGCGTGTTCACGGCCAACAATGAAAAGTTCAAAACGATCTGTAAAACGCGGATCTTCTGGATTCTTTTTAGCCAATGGAGAAATCGCCACTGGATGACCATATACGAATGTAGGCTGTATTAGTTTTTCTTCAACAAAATGTTCAAAGAATTCATTTACTACATGTCCATAAGACATTGTATTTTTTACAGGTACATTATACTTTTTAGCAAGTTCGCGAGCTTCTTCATCTGACATTTTCGGCCAGAAGTCTACTCCCGCTGCCTCTTTAATCGCATCTACCATGTGAACTCTTTTCCATCTAGGATTAAGATCCACTTCATAATCACCATATTTTACTGTAGTTGAACCAAGTACATCTTGTGCGATATGTGCGATCAGATTTTCAGTCAGTTCCATAATATCAAGATAATCAGCATACGCTTCATACAATTCAATCATGGTAAATTCCGGATTATGACGAGTAGATACTCCCTCATTACGGAATACGCGTCCGATTTCATATACTTTTTCAAGTCCGCCTACGATTAGACGCTTTAAGTGAAGCTCGATAGCGATACGCATATAA
Protein-coding sequences here:
- the lysS gene encoding lysine--tRNA ligase — its product is MSQEVELNDLLRVRREKLTALTEKGMDPFGTKFNRTHTASELISEYGEKEKEEVDSLELEVTIAGRIMTKRGKGKAGFAHIQDLTGKIQIYVRTDAVGEEQYELFDSIDIGDWVGVTGTVFKTKVGELSIKAKDFQLLTKSLRPLPDKFHGLKDVEQRYRQRYVDLIMNPEVRDTFISRSKIIRSMRRYLDDHGYLEVETPTMHSIPGGASARPFITHHNTLDMELYMRIAIELHLKRLIVGGLEKVYEIGRVFRNEGVSTRHNPEFTMIELYEAYADYLDIMELTENLIAHIAQDVLGSTTVKYGDYEVDLNPRWKRVHMVDAIKEAAGVDFWPKMSDEEARELAKKYNVPVKNTMSYGHVVNEFFEHFVEEKLIQPTFVYGHPVAISPLAKKNPEDPRFTDRFELFIVGREHANAFSELNDPIDQRERFEEQLKERAEGNDEAHMMDEDFVEALEYGMPPTGGLGIGIDRLVMLLTNSPSIRDVLLFPQMRHSDK